A single genomic interval of Musa acuminata AAA Group cultivar baxijiao chromosome BXJ3-4, Cavendish_Baxijiao_AAA, whole genome shotgun sequence harbors:
- the LOC135636026 gene encoding uncharacterized protein LOC135636026 yields MEKKQGLFSALEEVVRGLSPARSRAKSQSPSAALLLLPRRWKGHGRDHSLAQLPDAPLIARSGSFRPGGEALAPLMEGPDGDAPEDGGGTRREGWGRWVRGQLSRAPSVTSSPANAAGSSSFRRSDLRLLLGVMGAPLAPMHVSSADPLPHLSIKETPIETSSAQYILQQYTAASGGLKLQSSIRNAYAMGKVRMVASEFETATKVVKNRGGSARAAESGSFVLWQMAPDMWYVELAVGGSKVHAGSNGQLVWRHTPWLGVHAAKGPVRPLRRALQGLDPLTTASMFANARCIGEKKVNGEDCFILKLCADPQTLKARSEGPAEIIRHVLFGCFSQRTGLLVHMEDSHLTRIQSNAGGDAVYWETTINSFLDDYRPVEGIMIAHSGRSVVTLFRFGEVAMSHTKTRMEEAWTIEEVAFNVPGLSADCFIPPADIRRGSVSETCELPQGERSKTSIGNRAKVAAVDKPHATAASDRIIWRVEV; encoded by the exons ATGGAGAAGAAGCAAGGGTTGTTTTCGGCGCTGGAGGAGGTGGTGCGGGGGCTGTCGCCGGCGCGGTCGAGAGCGAAGAGCCAGTCGCCATCGGCGGCATTGCTGCTGCTCCCCCGGCGGTGGAAGGGCCACGGGCGGGACCATTCGCTGGCGCAGCTGCCGGATGCGCCGCTGATCGCGAGATCCGGGAGCTTCCGGCCCGGCGGAGAGGCTCTAGCGCCGCTCATGGAGGGCCCTGACGGCGACGCGCCGGAGGACGGCGGGGGCACGCGGAGGGAAGGATGGGGCCGCTGGGTCCGCGGCCAGCTCTCCCGGGCGCCCTCCGTCACGTCCTCCCCCGCGAACGCAGCTGGGTCCTCCTCGTTCCGCCGCTCCGATCTCCGCCTGCTGCTGGGAGTAATGGGAGCGCCGCTCGCCCCCATGCACGTCAGCTCCGCCGACCCTCTCCCCCATCTCAGCATCAAGGAGACTCCCATT GAAACCTCATCGGCTCAGTACATATTGCAGCAGTACACGGCCGCATCGGGCGGTCTCAAGCTGCAGAGCTCCATCCGGAATGCCTACGCCATGGGCAAGGTGAGGATGGTGGCGTCGGAGTTCGAAACTGCGACCAAGGTGGTGAAGAATCGCGGTGGCTCAGCGCGTGCAGCTGAGTCAGGCAGCTTCGTCCTTTGGCAGATGGCCCCTGACATGTGGTACGTCGAGCTCGCCGTTGGCGGCAGCAAGGTCCATGCCGGCTCCAATGGCCAACTCGTCTGGCGGCACACCCCGTGGCTCGGCGTGCACGCGGCCAAGGGCCCCGTCCGCCCTCTCCGGCGCGCCCTCCAG GGCCTTGATCCTCTGACGACGGCGAGCATGTTTGCCAATGCACGTtgcatcggggagaagaaggttAATGGGGAGGATTGCTTCATCCTCAAGCTCTGCGCTGATCCGCAGACGCTGAAAGCCAGGAGCGAAGGCCCCGCAGAGATCATTCGGCACGTCCTCTTCGGCTGCTTTAGCCAGAGAACAGGGCTCCTGGTGCACATGGAGGACTCGCACCTCACGCGAATCCAATCCAACGCGGGCGGCGATGCGGTCTATTGGGAGACCACCATCAACTCCTTCCTCGACGACTACCGCCCCGTCGAAGGCATAATGATCGCCCACTCCGGCCGCTCCGTGGTCACTCTTTTCAGGTTCGGCGAGGTGGCCATGAGCCACACCAAGACCAGGATGGAGGAGGCGTGGACCATTGAGGAGGTGGCCTTCAACGTCCCTGGCCTGTCAGCCGACTGCTTCATCCCTCCTGCGGACATAAGACGCGGTTCCGTCAGCGAGACCTGTGAACTCCCACAAGGCGAAAGGAGCAAAACCAGCATCGGCAACCGGGCGAAGGTGGCGGCGGTTGACAAACCACACGCTACCGCTGCAAGTGATAGAATCATTTGGAGGGTCGAAGTTTAG